GCTGAACCGTTCGAGCACTGAGCCCTAGAATGCTGCACGCACGCGCCTGGCGAGCCCCGGCCAGGGTCGCCTCGCTGATCAGGTCGATCAATGCCTTGCGCTCTTCAGGGACCGTCATTCGGCCTCGCCCCCGAACAGCGCACGGTGCTTTTTTTGCAGCACCAACAGCGCCGCAGCTTCAGCCAGCGCCTTCTCCTTGCGTTTGAGTTCGCGCTGCAGCTCGAAATTGGCCTGCTTCAGATCCCGGACTTCCGTGGCGCTCTCGCGCCGACTACCGGTTCCACCGACCGTGCAAAAATCCGCTCGCCACTGCGCGAGATGATGTGCGAACAGGCCGCGCTCGCGACACCAGCTGTTCAACGCTTCGTCGACCAACCCGTGGCTCTCCTGCAAGGCCATCAGCCGTTCTTCCAGCGACCAGTCTTCCGGACGTCTTGCGTGTTCGGAGCCCGAGCTCCGCTTCGCGGCGGCGGCGCCTCTCATCCACTTCCTTAACGTCAGTACGTTCACGTTCAATTCGTCGGCCACTGCTCCAACCGTTCGGGGGCCGCGCTGCAGGACCTTCGACAGCGCCTGTTCCTTAAATTCAACAGAATACGTTTGTTTCGCCTTCACCCTGTACCTCTGACTCTTCTCGATAAGAAAGTTCAGAGGCGACAACTAGTCTGACGCCGGGGGCAACAGCCCCAGCAACGCCTTGAAATCAACCGGCTTAACAAAGTGATGATGAAAGCCGGCAGCCAAGGCTTTTTGCTTGTCCTGGGGGAGTCCATATCCGGTGACGGCAATTAGGACCGTCTTCGCTGCTTCAGCCTTGCTGCGAAGGAGGCCAGCCAGCTGATAGCCGTCGATATCCGGAAGACCAATATCGAGCAGGCAAACGTCCGGGCGCCACCGTCCGGCGAGCTCAAGCGCCGTGGTCGCGTGCGACGCGTACTCGACGTCATTGCCCGCGGTTTCGACCAACATACCGAGGGCTTCCGATGCGTCAGTGTTGTCGTCGACAATGAGCACCTTCAGGCCCGCAAGCGAAGACGACCCGCGAGCCGCCTCCTTGTCGACGCGATGGACAACCGCATGGGTGACTTCGAGGCAGGGCAGACAGACAACGCACGTGCTGCCCTGCCCGGGGCCCCCGCTCCACGCGTAGACAGACCCGCCATGCGCTGTGACCAGGCTGCGTACGAGCGCCAAGCCAATGCCCAGTCCGCCCTGTGAGCGGTCGGCGCTGCGTTCCGCCTGGGCAAACAACTCGAACGCGCGCGCCGTGACCTCCGGGGTCATACCGATCCCATTGTCCGACACAACCAACTTGACGTGCCTGCGTTCGATGCCCACGCTGAATTCGATCGCGCCTCCTTCGGGCGTGTATTTCGCGGCATTGTTGAGCAGATTGGCCAGCACTTGCACCAGGCGCTTCTGGTCGCCACGCACGAGCGCGGCGTCCGGCGAGGTGTGGAGCGAAAGCCGGTGCTTTTTTCGCTCAATCACGGGCCGCACCTGCTCAATGGCATCCGCCGCCGCCCGATTCAGATCTAATACCTCGAATTGGTATTGGACGAGGCCTTGCGTGACGCGCGAGACGTCAAGCAGGTCATCGATCAAGCCCGTCATGTGCTTTGCCTGGCGAGCAATGATCGCACTGGCCTTACTCACCCGACGCTCATCGTTGGGGAAGGTCCGGATCAGATCCGCCGCGGAGGCAATGGGCGCCAGCGGGTTGCGCAGTTCGTGCGACAGCATCGCCAGAAACTCGTCTTTGCGTTTCCCGGCGACTAACAATTCCTCTTCGGCCGCTGTCCGTTCGGTGATATCCAACTGGGCCACGACCGCGCCCGTGATCTCGCCGTTTTCGTTGCGGACTGGTGCGCCGTTGCTCAACAGCACGCGACGGACGGGCGGTTCGTCGAAACTTTCGATTTCGAACACGTCACCGAACACCTCTTCACCACGCAGTGCTCTCGCCGTCGTCCAGTCGCCGAGCGTCAGAAGCTGTCCATGTCGCTCGGAGTGTCGGCCCAGCGAGCCTTCCACTTTCCCAAATCATCGAGCTGGGTGCGGTCCGGGTGATGCTCGCCCCACAGTTGCGCAAAGGTTCGATTCTCACGTTCAATGGCGCCATGGCGGTCGCTGACGACGATGCCGACCGGCGCCACCTCGAGCAGCGCGTCAAGGCGGCGAGTGGCCGCTTCCGCTAAGAGCGCTGCCGCGCGGGCGCTGCGCTCGCTGCGCGCCAATCGCAGTTGCGCATCGCGCTGCTCGGTTATATCCGAGAACAGGATGGCCACCTGATTCGGCTGAGAGGCGTCGAGGCGAAATGCATGCACGTCGTACCACCGTTTGAGCGCCGCCGCTTCGTTCTGAAAGTGCACCGGGATGCCCGTTCGCGCAACCTGAGCGTAAGCGTCGAACCAGTGCCGCTCATGCTCGGGCACCAGTTCCAGCATGGTTCGCCCGGTTGCATCAACCAACCCCGTGTT
This genomic stretch from Caballeronia sp. Lep1P3 harbors:
- a CDS encoding ATP-binding protein, producing the protein MEGSLGRHSERHGQLLTLGDWTTARALRGEEVFGDVFEIESFDEPPVRRVLLSNGAPVRNENGEITGAVVAQLDITERTAAEEELLVAGKRKDEFLAMLSHELRNPLAPIASAADLIRTFPNDERRVSKASAIIARQAKHMTGLIDDLLDVSRVTQGLVQYQFEVLDLNRAAADAIEQVRPVIERKKHRLSLHTSPDAALVRGDQKRLVQVLANLLNNAAKYTPEGGAIEFSVGIERRHVKLVVSDNGIGMTPEVTARAFELFAQAERSADRSQGGLGIGLALVRSLVTAHGGSVYAWSGGPGQGSTCVVCLPCLEVTHAVVHRVDKEAARGSSSLAGLKVLIVDDNTDASEALGMLVETAGNDVEYASHATTALELAGRWRPDVCLLDIGLPDIDGYQLAGLLRSKAEAAKTVLIAVTGYGLPQDKQKALAAGFHHHFVKPVDFKALLGLLPPASD